A stretch of the Uranotaenia lowii strain MFRU-FL chromosome 3, ASM2978415v1, whole genome shotgun sequence genome encodes the following:
- the LOC129754658 gene encoding putative zinc finger protein 286B produces MTTFNLKSFPLVCRLCLQSKPQEELLSLDSFRLQFGKTIAEMLELVTFKVPEEQLVFLPMEICEECLGVFEFFYKYKRKIHLIQRFSFGLAEIKCGNPQAMHQLFELEGDQLKMLFKDLNLCTRENVEAEDLLAEFDQYEISSAICVKIESDSETDGGLEVEEPDLDGLIKQDYEIFEITKIPRSLVEETDRSELSEKLSLEEISILDVSDPSERIKDVHFVQVTKNEHDVHIQKSLTDVEMSSIIDSTVEENISDFYGETVGPEEDLISNTLENQELQSDNESSDDDGEQCSEYTLMEAGEDCDLMQDEDEEPAEKKRRKNLRLREEAVDEQHCTIEDCKFSTDRPSRFEKHLRKRHPKKLELLSCFREGCKGELFPSRELLIQHKNDFHNTHICVICDKVMRHLVAYENHVRSHERKRESTIKCGICKELFCTEPELQRHAVKQHAVRFLFECQECGLGFKQKMLLNQHMLTHSVERNFNCEQCGMGFKTANHMRRHARTVHSEIRFACEHCPMSYGRRDKLRMHMEKVHDIQTYFVCDICCVTFETNDKLEEHKQRHESPQEMECGICLAACTTPKEFNEHMCITYQDNYVCCGRDFRYHSFFNRHMFLTHGVSINARVKPKAGVLMGKQRAMRKPVERCTKCEYVFATRKLKKQHMESCEGQVVIFEIEPVGDDKTIQPSAEV; encoded by the exons ATGACCACCTTCAACCTGAAATCCTTCCCGCTAGTGTGCCGGCTATGTCTGCAGTCGAAACCCCAGGAAGAACTGCTTTCGCTGGACAGCTTCCGGCTCCAGTTCGGCAAAACGATTGCCGAGATGCTCGAACTAGTCACCTTCAAAGTACCggag GAACAGCTGGTCTTTCTTCCGATGGAAATCTGCGAGGAGTGCCTGGGAGTGTTCGAATTCTTCTACAAGTACAAGCGCAAGATTCATCTGATTCAGCGATTCTCGTTCGGGCTGGCCGAAATCAAATGTGGCAACCCACAGGCAATGCATCAGCTCTTCGAGCTGGAAGGAGACCAACTGAAGATGCTCTTTAAAGATTTGAATCTTTGCACCCGGGAGAATGTGGAGGCCGAAGATCTGTTGGCCGAGTTTGATCAGTACGAAATTTCCTCGGCCATATGCGTCAAAATCGAGAGTGATAGCGAAACCGATGGTGGGCTTGAGGTTGAGGAACCTGATTTGGATGGGTTGATTAAGCAAGattatgaaatatttgaaataactaAAATTCCTAGGAGTTTAGTGGAGGAAACTGACCGAAGTGAACTTTCGGAAAAGTTGTCACTCGAGGAAATTTCGATTCTGGATGTAAGTGATCCTTCCGAAAGAATAAAAGATGTACATTTCGTTCAAGTCACGAAAAATGAACATGATGTTCATATCCAAAAAAGCCTTACAGATGTTGAAATGTCTAGCATCATCGATTCTACTGTGGAAGAAAATATATCTGATTTCTACGGAGAGACTGTAGGACCAGAAGAGGATCTAATCTCAAATACGTTGGAAAATCAAGAGCTGCAAAGTGACAATGAAAGCTCCGATGACGACGGTGAACAATGTTCGGAGTACACCTTGATGGAAGCTGGAGAAGATTGCGATTTGATGCAAGATGAAGACGAGGAGCCAGCTGAGAAgaaacgtagaaaaaatttgCGCCTCCGTGAAGAAGCAGTCGATGAACAGCACTGCACGATTGAGGATTGTAAATTCTCCACAGATAGGCCGTCCCGTTTCGAGAAGCATTTGAGGAAGCGTCATCCCAAGAAGCTGGAACTTCTATCGTGCTTCCGAGAAGGATGTAAAGGGGAGCTGTTTCCTAGCCGAGAACTGTTGATACAGCATAAAAATGATTTCCACAACACACACATCTGCGTCATTTGCGATAAGGTGATGAGGCATTTGGTCGCCTATGAAAATCATGTCCGTTCACACGAACGGAAGCGAGAATCGACCATCAAGTGTGGAATATGTAAGGAACTGTTTTGCACCGAGCCGGAACTTCAGAGGCATGCTGTTAAGCAACATGCCGTTCGGTTTTTGTTCGAGTGTCAAGAGTGTGGACTGGGTTTCAAACA gaAAATGCTGCTCAACCAACACATGCTGACGCATTCGGTGGAGCGTAACTTCAACTGTGAGCAGTGCGGGATGGGCTTCAAAACGGCTAACCATATGCGGCGTCATGCGCGTACGGTCCACTCGGaaatccgatttgcatgcgaacACTGTCCGATGTCGTACGGTCGCCGGGATAAGCTACGGATGCACATGGAGAAGGTTCATGAT aTCCAAACGTACTTCGTGTGTGACATCTGTTGCGTGACGTTCGAAACGAACGACAAGCTGGAGGAGCACAAACAGCGGCACGAGAGTCCCCAGGAAATGGAGTGTGGCATCTGTCTGGCGGCTTGCACCACTCCCAAGGAATTTAACGAGCACATGTGCATCACTTACCA GGATAACTACGTGTGCTGTGGACGAGATTTCCGGTATCATTCCTTCTTCAACCGTCACATGTTCCTAACCCATGGGGTCAGCATAAATGCACGAGTCAAACCGAAGGCGGGTGTCCTGATGGGGAAACAACGTGCCATGAGG AAACCGGTCGAACGCTGCACTAAATGTGAGTATGTTTTCGCAACTCGAAAACTCAAGAAACAACACATGGAGAGTTGCGAAGGGCAAGTGGTCATTTTCGAAATAGAACCCGTTGGGGACGACAAAACGATACAACCGTCAGCTGAAGTTTAA